GAGAAAGATTGGGAGAGCTACTTCTACACTCTTGTACATCTGACAAGCAGTGTGACCACAGCCAAGTGACAAACTCCTTGAATTTCAAATTCCTTCCCCGTAAAGATAGGGTAATGATCCTATTCTAGAACCTTAATCCCTGAGAGTCCCTGAGAAGGATACAGTGGGATGGCAATAGCAATACTAATGGTTGTCATTGTTGACATTTACTATATATCAGGTACATTATATCCATCACTTCACTTACCTCCCAAATTTTCTATGTGGAGGGTGGTAATCATTACATTTCACCTTTTTACCCAGGAGTAAGCTGAGAGTCCAAATGGTCTTACACAATGTTGCACAACACAACCTGTATTCAAACCTACATCTTTGAAATGGCATTTGCATGGCACTCTGATCATAAGGTGACACTCATAAAAATGCTGGAAAATCCACAGTGCCATTACAATGACAGCTATACCTTAACACGGACAGCTAATCGTatcttctcctttgtttcttttcctaatCCTCGGTGAAAGTTTGCCTCTAAGGAAAGTGAAGACCTTGCGAGAAACCCTGAGGGAAAAAAACTTGCTGAACAATTTCCTGGAGGAACGAGCTTACAGACTAGTCAAGAATGACTCCAAAACAGCTATTCTCCCCCTGAGAAACTTTCTGGATGTGAGTTTGTTGGGAGGATGGTTCTCCTCATCGCCCCCTTGTGCTCTGTCCTAGCACTGGGACTCATCTGGCCGTGGCAGGTGGGAAGTTTGGGCTGGGGCTCCTGCAGGAGGCAGAAACACTGGGCAACAGGGACCCCACTCCAGAGGAGAAGGCATTCTCATCCTCAACTCTTGGTCTGTGGTGACTGGGCCCAGCAATGACCAGGTGGCAGATAAACATCCATTTCTGTGTCAAAGATGTGTCGTTAGTCTGAGGGAGATTGTTCCTTCTGAACTAAGAGAGCCACTCAGTTACAGATGAAGGGTGAGCCATCTCTGGTCAAAGGATAAAGCCAACTGCAATACAAGAGTGAATCCCCAGGCAAAAGAATTCAGCTTCCACAGATGCAAGAATCACAGCAGTAAAAAGTTACTGAATCCCTATTCCGTGTAAGTGATAAGAATCTAACACTGTGGTTATTGTTATTAGATTAGAAAAAAGGGCATATTTTGTCTTCAAGATTGTGCAGGCTAGCCTGAGAGAAAGGCAAAGAGTAAATATATGTCAAATGAAAGGGTCAGCTGTGTGGTGTTGATTGGATGTGGTCTGAGTTTAGAGGGAGTGCCTGGGATTGATCAAGgaggacctcctggagaaggaggtgcTCAGGCTGGGTTTGAAGAGACTAGAGAGCTTCTCAAATGAAggcaccaggacttccctggaggtccagtgcttATGAGTTTGGGCTTTGAATACAGGAGGTACTAAAATTACCTGGTCATAGAGTGAATATCCCACATACCATAGAGCACAGGAAAAATTACCAAATGCAGGCACCTCTGAGAACAAAGGCTGTGAGCTGCATGGTGGTTGGAAAGTGATCTCAGGAGACATGTGACACCCAGAGGGAGGCAGCAGTGGGGCCATCAAGGGGAGCCAGATCTGCACTAACCCATCCCTCCTGGTCCCCATAGAGTGCCTACGTGGGGACCATCACCATTGGAACACCCCCTCAGGAGTTCCACGTCCTCTTTGACACAGGCTCAGCTGACTTGTGGGTGCCTTCCATCACTTGTGAAAGTCCAGCCTGTAGTGAGTACAAACACCCCCCAACCCACCCACCTTTTCCTTGCCCTGATTCTCCCTTCTCCACCCTTGGCACCTGACTGAcactcatctcttgtgtctgcaGAAACACACAACACCTTCAATCCTCAAAATTCTTCCAGCTTCAGGGAAGCAGGCCGGCCTGTCACCATCTACTATGGATCTGGGATAATTCAAGGATTTCTTGGCTCTGACACCATTCGGGTAACGTGGAAACAGAAGTTGAGTTAGGACTGACTATTGAGTGACCACTGCTTACGAAACAGACACAGGACCAGCTGGCAGGACCATCCTACCCTAACTCCCATAGACATTGGCCATCTTACCCACAGGATCCTGTCCCTGGGGAGACGTCTCCATAGTGACACACAAACAAATGGATTAGCTAACCCAGAGAGTGGCTCGGGCTGTGGACTttcagctcctctgcccatgagcagCTCAGGGTTCATTTTGCTGGGAGCCAGAAGAGGGGGAAAGAAAGCACCAATTTTTATATTCTCagactgtgccaggcactttcaTGGTAATAACTTGCTGAAAGCTGTAACAACCCCACACAGCAGGAGTGTTGACTAGGTTAtgatacagatgaggaaactgaagtgcaGACAGCAAGGGCCTAGCTGAGGTCACACGTGTGGTAAGCAGTGGAGCTGGGCTGGCTTGTCAGGACCGAAGCTATTGGTGGGTGTTTGGGGAAAGGATGAAACTGATCTGGGGACCCTGGGCACAGTCAAGCACTTCAGGTATCTGGGGTGGATACGCAGGAAGCCAGAGATGTAGGGGGGCATGATAAGTGTGTGCTCCACGTATGGGGCCTTTGGAGTCTAATAAAACCTATAGCCTCCCTCCCCCAAAGTACCTGAGTAGTTCGcctctttctcttgctctctctctctctctcatacacactcGTACAAAAACACATATACCCCCCAAAAGTGTTTTTCCCACGCAGTAATTTCATAAGAACCCTACCAGCAACATTGTGTAATGGACTTCTGTCTTTCTGGGCAGCTGCAGATTCCAAAATACATTACCAGCAGTTCAGTCCATTTCTGTCATCAGTTCATAGAGACGCCAGAgaattttctcttgctctttacTCATTTTGTCCACAAGGGGGCACCATTGGGTCCCGTCCCGACTCGGTTGCCCAACCCTTACAGAAGACATGAGGGCAGTTTGACTCACTCAGAAGGTGTTTTTTAAGGAGCAGATGTTTTAAAATCCACAGACCCACGTAAATGGaacccaaattcccctcccagcTCGGTCTAACCATCTGAGGTCTACTGAGGACACAGAAAGACCTCAGTTCTTGTCTGCAGAGCTAATGGCATCACTCCCTCAGCCCAAGCCTACACCCACTTAACAAACCTTTATGTGGGAACACTCTTCTCGCCCACAGATTGGGAACCTGGTTAGCCTTGAACAGTCGTTTGGCCTAAGCCTGGTGGAATACGGGTTTAATTTTGTACCCTTTGATGGCATCCTGGGCTTGGCATTTCCCACCATCAGCATCGAAGGTACCATCCCCATCTTTGACAACTTGTGGTCCCAAGGTGCCTTTTCTGAGCCTGTCTTTGCCTTCTACTTGAGCAAGTAAGTCTGAGCTGGACATCCCTCTCTCCAAATTAGTTGTAAGGTGCTTTCAGTTGCATGAAAATTAAGCAACAGTTGATACAGAAGTATCCTGAGAGATAGTCTAACCCAGGATAACTATGGCCCCAGGGCTCCACCTGGCTTCACCActggcttttataaataaagttttattggaacacaaccatGCTCCTGGGTGCAAGAGCAGGGTCTTGGTGTAGGGGGTGAGCAAAAGGGAAGACTAATGCAAGGTGTCAGGATATGAGTTGGAAGAAAAGGCAACAAGATTTGCTGATGAATTTGACATGGAATAAAAGAGAGGAATGGTGGAAATCTTTCCTTCCTCGTTAACATTTCACTGAGCACCCAGGACCAGCTACACAATTTGCAGGAGCCAGTGCAAAAAGAAAGTGTGGGATCCAAAACAAAAGTGTGGGACTCCATTTTGAACAAGTATTGGGAATTTCAAGACAACGAGAGCAGAGGTGGGGGCCCTGCTGAGTGTGGGGCCCAAAGGACAACACAGGTCACAGGCCAGTGAAGCCAACCCTGTGTGACTTGAAGCCACACCCTTAGTGCTTCAGGCCTTGATGTTTCTGAAAAAATACAGGCTGGACAAGGGGGAAGCCAAAACCCTTCAGCACACTGTCCTCTGAGAGTATCTCAGGTCACAGGAGGTCCAGGGCCTCTTCTGAAGACTGAGTGGGTGGAGCCCAGCCAGGTGGCCCAGCTTCTAACCTCCTCTGTGCCACTCATTAGCCAGCAACCGACCTTGGTCTGGTTCTCAACTGCTCCTAGCCTCGATTTCTGCATATGTAGATGGGGATCTTATTAGGGCCTTGATGGGTGGATAAGCACAGCTCCCAGGCAGTGCTGTTGTTACTGTCCTCTAAGGATCCCCCTCCCTTATCTCTGCAGAAGCAAGCCAGAAGGCAGTGTGGTGATGTTTGGTGGGGTGGACCACCGCTACTACAAGGGAGAGCTCAACTGGGTACCAGTGTCCCAAACTCGCCGCTGGCAGATAAGCATAAACAGGTAAGCCTCTCCTTCTGAGGGTCACCTCAAGTGATGCTCCCCTATCTGTATAcagacacaggcagacacacaaaTGCACTCCCAGACACACAGTCAACAGGCATACACACCACCCACaaggacacagacagacacacagacactcatGCAAAGATACAATAGgcacatataaatacacatagcCAGCCAGaga
Above is a genomic segment from Cervus elaphus chromosome 2, mCerEla1.1, whole genome shotgun sequence containing:
- the LOC122674389 gene encoding pregnancy-associated glycoprotein 2-like is translated as MKWLVLLGLVALSECIVILPLRKVKTLRETLREKNLLNNFLEERAYRLVKNDSKTAILPLRNFLDSAYVGTITIGTPPQEFHVLFDTGSADLWVPSITCESPACKTHNTFNPQNSSSFREAGRPVTIYYGSGIIQGFLGSDTIRIGNLVSLEQSFGLSLVEYGFNFVPFDGILGLAFPTISIEGTIPIFDNLWSQGAFSEPVFAFYLSKSKPEGSVVMFGGVDHRYYKGELNWVPVSQTRRWQISINSTTMNGNVVACSHGCHATLNTGTSVIYGPTEMVTNIHKLMNARPEGSEYVVSCDAVNTLPPVIFNINGIDYPLPPEAYIIKIQNSCRSIFQGGTEASSRDTWVLGDVFLRQYFSVFDRKNKRIGLAPAV